The following are from one region of the Streptomyces tuirus genome:
- a CDS encoding TetR/AcrR family transcriptional regulator encodes MAEVAAARRSRITPEREAELYAAVLDLLREVGYDALTMDAVAARTRSSKATLYRQWGGKPQLVAKAIRHNKPGNIADVDTGSLRGDLHALTAREDDCAMQQNAALMRGLFMAVHANPDLLQAFKELLIEPEMEEFRRVVQRAVDRGEIRADRPALDFVVHMLVGAFATRTLIDDQPPTQAFLTSYIDAVVLPALGVRTTD; translated from the coding sequence ATGGCTGAGGTCGCCGCCGCGCGTCGCAGTCGCATCACCCCCGAGCGTGAGGCCGAGTTGTACGCGGCCGTGCTCGACCTGCTCCGGGAAGTCGGCTACGACGCCCTCACCATGGACGCCGTGGCAGCCCGCACCCGGTCCAGCAAGGCCACGCTCTACCGCCAGTGGGGCGGCAAGCCGCAGCTGGTGGCGAAGGCGATCCGGCACAACAAGCCGGGCAACATCGCCGACGTCGACACCGGGTCCCTGCGGGGCGACCTGCATGCCCTCACCGCACGTGAGGACGACTGCGCCATGCAGCAGAACGCCGCGCTGATGCGGGGCCTGTTCATGGCGGTGCACGCCAACCCGGACCTCCTCCAGGCCTTCAAGGAACTGCTCATCGAGCCGGAGATGGAGGAGTTCCGGCGGGTGGTGCAGCGGGCCGTCGACCGCGGCGAGATCCGCGCCGACCGCCCGGCACTCGACTTCGTCGTGCACATGCTCGTGGGGGCCTTCGCGACCCGCACGCTGATCGACGACCAGCCACCGACACAGGCCTTCCTCACCTCGTACATCGACGCCGTGGTCCTCCCCGCCCTCGGCGTACGCACCACCGACTAG
- a CDS encoding ATP-binding protein yields MDQETTIRNLSLLLSPTPRGARLARLLATEQLRSWGVPLDPAGQIVAELAANAATHGRVPGRDFRLTLYVVGRTLRIEVTDTRGDRLPHLTRPAPDATTGRGLLVVAALADRWGVAPGPHPRKTVWAEVDAAM; encoded by the coding sequence ATGGACCAGGAGACCACCATCCGCAACCTCAGCCTTCTGCTCTCCCCCACACCTCGCGGGGCGCGGCTCGCCCGGCTCCTCGCCACGGAGCAACTCCGGTCGTGGGGAGTGCCATTGGACCCGGCCGGCCAGATCGTCGCCGAGCTCGCGGCCAATGCCGCCACTCACGGGCGCGTCCCCGGCCGGGACTTCCGGCTGACGCTCTACGTCGTCGGCCGCACCCTCCGTATCGAGGTCACGGACACGCGCGGTGACCGGCTCCCCCACCTCACCCGGCCGGCCCCGGACGCCACCACCGGCCGGGGGCTCCTCGTCGTGGCCGCCCTCGCCGACCGCTGGGGCGTGGCACCGGGTCCGCATCCGCGCAAGACGGTGTGGGCCGAAGTCGACGCGGCCATGTGA
- a CDS encoding SDR family oxidoreductase has protein sequence MSRVSLEGKVAVVTGAARGVGELLARKLSARGVKVALVGLEPDELKQVSGRLHSESDHWHADVTDHEAMVRVAGEVKERFGRVDIVVANAGVATGGPFADSDPESWRRVIEVNLIGSAVTGRAFLPLLTESRGYLLQIASLAAITPAPMMTAYCASKSGVEAYAHSLRAEVGHRGVKVGVGYLSWTDTDMVRGADQDDVMRELRQRLPWPSNKTYPLGPAVDRLVEGIERRSSHVYGQWWLRGMQGVRGYLPAVIGTVGQREMRRFADRLTGMRTGLVGAGGAADEQQRTTLRK, from the coding sequence ATGAGCAGGGTGAGCCTCGAAGGCAAGGTCGCCGTGGTGACCGGGGCGGCGCGCGGCGTCGGGGAGTTGCTGGCCCGCAAGCTCTCCGCGCGGGGCGTGAAGGTGGCGCTGGTCGGCCTGGAGCCGGACGAACTGAAGCAGGTCTCCGGGCGGCTGCACAGCGAGAGCGACCACTGGCACGCCGATGTCACCGACCACGAGGCGATGGTCCGTGTCGCGGGTGAGGTCAAGGAGCGCTTCGGCCGGGTCGACATCGTCGTCGCCAACGCCGGTGTCGCCACCGGCGGTCCGTTCGCCGACTCCGACCCGGAGTCCTGGCGGCGGGTGATCGAGGTCAACCTGATCGGCTCGGCGGTGACCGGCCGCGCCTTTCTGCCGCTGCTGACGGAGAGCCGGGGCTATCTGCTGCAGATCGCGTCCCTCGCCGCGATCACCCCGGCGCCGATGATGACCGCGTACTGCGCGTCCAAGTCGGGCGTGGAGGCGTACGCGCACAGTCTGCGGGCCGAGGTCGGGCACCGGGGCGTGAAGGTGGGGGTCGGGTATCTGTCCTGGACCGACACCGACATGGTGCGCGGGGCCGATCAGGACGACGTCATGCGGGAGTTGAGGCAGCGGCTGCCCTGGCCGTCCAACAAGACGTATCCGCTGGGGCCGGCCGTGGACCGGCTGGTGGAGGGGATCGAGCGCCGCTCGAGCCATGTGTACGGGCAGTGGTGGCTGCGCGGCATGCAGGGCGTGCGCGGCTATCTGCCGGCGGTCATCGGGACGGTCGGCCAGCGCGAGATGCGGCGGTTCGCGGACCGGCTGACGGGCATGCGCACGGGCCTGGTCGGAGCGGGCGGAGCGGCCGACGAACAGCAGCGGACTACGCTGCGTAAGTGA
- a CDS encoding MMPL family transporter, with product MATFLYKLGRLSFRRRHLVALIWVALLTLAGVGAASAPAAGNSSFSIPGTEAQKAFDLLEQRFPGTSADGATARVVFKAPSGEKMTDPGNKATVQDTVKELSDGSEVVRVTDPYQAKAVSKDGRIAYAQVSYKVSGMELDDAAKDALEDSAQDARKAGLTVEIGGDALQAVPHTGSSEVIGIAVAAVVLVITFGSLVAAGLPLLTALIGVGIGVSAITGLASALDLGTTTSTLAMMIGLAVGIDYALFIVSRYRAELAEGREREEAAGRAVGTAGSAVVFAGLTVVIALVGLSVVNIPMLTKMGIAAAGTVAIAVLIALTMIPALLGYAGRRVKPMGEKGKLLGRTPKQKPERPNLGTRWASFVVRRPLAVLLLGVIGLGAAAVPATSLELGLPDDGSQPTSTTQRRAYDLLSEGFGPGFNGPLMVVVDAKNSDDPKAVFTQTGDEIKGLKDVVTVTPAQPNKAGDTATITVIPGSKPSSITTENLVHGIRDAGADIKAGTDATVLVTGSTAMNIDVSEKLNDALVPYLVLVVGLAFLLLIVVFRSVLVPLKAALGFLLSVMAALGAVVAVFQWGWLSGLMGVEQTGPVMSMMPIFMVGVVFGLAMDYEVFLVTRMREAYVHGEKPAQAVVTGFRHGARVVTAAAVIMMAVFAGFIGSSESMVKMIGFGLAIAVFFDAFIVRMAIVPAVLALLGRTAWWLPKWLDRALPNVDVEGEGLRTASGDDDGDRELVRV from the coding sequence GTGGCCACATTCCTCTACAAACTCGGCCGGCTCTCGTTCCGGCGGCGGCACCTCGTCGCCCTGATATGGGTGGCCCTGCTGACCCTCGCCGGTGTCGGCGCCGCCAGTGCCCCAGCCGCGGGCAACAGCTCGTTCTCCATCCCCGGCACCGAGGCCCAGAAGGCCTTCGACCTGCTGGAGCAGCGCTTCCCCGGCACCAGCGCCGACGGGGCCACCGCACGCGTCGTCTTCAAGGCGCCGAGCGGCGAGAAGATGACCGACCCCGGCAACAAGGCGACGGTCCAGGACACGGTGAAGGAGCTGTCCGACGGCTCCGAGGTCGTCCGCGTCACCGACCCGTACCAGGCGAAAGCCGTCAGCAAGGACGGCCGGATCGCGTACGCGCAGGTGTCGTACAAGGTCTCCGGCATGGAACTGGACGACGCCGCGAAGGACGCCCTCGAGGACAGCGCGCAGGACGCGCGCAAGGCCGGGCTGACCGTCGAGATCGGCGGCGACGCCCTCCAGGCCGTGCCGCACACCGGCTCCAGCGAGGTCATCGGCATCGCGGTCGCCGCGGTCGTCCTGGTCATCACCTTCGGCTCGCTGGTCGCGGCCGGGCTGCCGCTGCTGACGGCGCTCATCGGCGTGGGCATCGGCGTCTCGGCGATCACGGGCCTGGCCAGTGCGCTGGACCTGGGCACGACCACCTCCACCCTGGCGATGATGATCGGCCTGGCCGTCGGCATCGACTACGCGCTGTTCATCGTCTCCCGCTACCGCGCCGAACTGGCCGAGGGCCGCGAGCGCGAGGAAGCGGCCGGCCGGGCCGTCGGCACGGCGGGCTCCGCGGTGGTCTTCGCGGGCCTGACCGTGGTGATCGCCCTGGTCGGCCTGTCCGTCGTCAACATCCCGATGCTCACGAAGATGGGCATCGCGGCGGCCGGCACGGTGGCCATCGCGGTGCTGATCGCCCTGACGATGATCCCGGCGCTGCTCGGCTACGCGGGCCGCAGGGTGAAGCCGATGGGGGAGAAGGGCAAGCTCCTCGGCCGGACCCCGAAGCAGAAGCCGGAGCGCCCCAACCTGGGCACCCGCTGGGCGAGCTTCGTCGTCCGCCGCCCGCTCGCGGTCCTGCTGCTCGGCGTCATCGGCCTCGGCGCGGCGGCCGTCCCGGCGACCTCCCTCGAACTGGGCCTGCCCGACGACGGCTCCCAGCCCACCTCCACCACCCAGCGCCGCGCCTACGACCTGCTGTCCGAGGGCTTCGGGCCGGGCTTCAACGGCCCGCTGATGGTCGTCGTCGACGCGAAGAACAGCGACGACCCCAAGGCGGTCTTCACCCAGACCGGCGACGAGATCAAGGGCCTGAAAGACGTCGTCACCGTCACACCGGCACAGCCCAACAAGGCCGGCGACACCGCCACCATCACCGTCATCCCCGGCTCCAAGCCCTCCTCCATCACCACGGAGAACCTGGTGCACGGCATCCGGGACGCGGGCGCGGACATCAAGGCCGGCACGGACGCCACCGTCCTGGTCACCGGCAGCACGGCGATGAACATCGACGTCAGCGAGAAGCTCAACGACGCGCTCGTGCCCTATCTGGTGCTGGTCGTCGGCCTGGCCTTCCTGCTGCTGATCGTGGTCTTCCGCTCGGTCCTGGTCCCGCTGAAGGCGGCCCTCGGCTTCCTGCTGTCGGTGATGGCGGCCCTCGGCGCGGTCGTCGCCGTCTTCCAGTGGGGCTGGCTGTCCGGCCTGATGGGCGTCGAGCAGACCGGGCCGGTCATGTCGATGATGCCGATCTTCATGGTCGGCGTGGTCTTCGGCCTGGCGATGGACTACGAGGTGTTCCTCGTGACCCGGATGCGGGAGGCCTACGTCCACGGTGAGAAGCCGGCGCAGGCCGTCGTCACCGGGTTCCGGCACGGCGCGCGGGTCGTCACCGCCGCCGCGGTCATCATGATGGCGGTCTTCGCCGGCTTCATCGGCTCGTCCGAGTCGATGGTCAAGATGATCGGCTTCGGCCTCGCGATCGCGGTCTTCTTCGACGCGTTCATCGTCCGCATGGCCATCGTCCCTGCCGTCCTGGCCCTCCTCGGCCGCACGGCCTGGTGGCTCCCGAAGTGGCTCGACCGCGCGCTGCCCAACGTCGACGTGGAGGGCGAGGGCCTGCGCACCGCCTCCGGCGACGACGACGGAGACAGGGAACTGGTCCGCGTCTGA
- a CDS encoding flavin-containing monooxygenase has product MGEREHEHVRVAVVGSGFGGLGAAVRLRREGVTDFVVLERASSVGGTWRDNSYPGCACDVPSHLYSFSFAPNPDWPRTFSGQEHIRAYLEHVTDVFRLRPHIRFDSEVKRMSWDGERLCWDIETSSGSLSADFVVSATGPLSDPKVPDIPGLESFPGQVFHSARWDHDYDLRGKRVAMVGTGASAIQIVPAIQPDVSELTLFQRTPPWVMPRIDRAISDAERWVHRRLPFTSQVRRGLLWGIRELQVQAFTKRPNELGFVEQLARRNMARSVKDPVLRAKLTPDYRIGCKRILLSSTYYPAIAQPNVDVVASGLAEVRGSTLVAADGSEAEVDAIVFGTGFHVTDMPIADRVVGADGRTLAETWKGGMEALRGASAAGFPNWMTVIGPNTGLGNSSMILMIESQLNYLADYVRQLDVLGGRVALDARPDAVRAWNHRVQERMKRTVWNTGGCTSWYLDASGRNTTIWPGTTAEFRRATRRVDLTEYDVLRAPAAKKTAAAEKAEVDA; this is encoded by the coding sequence ATGGGCGAGCGCGAACACGAACATGTGCGGGTCGCGGTGGTCGGGTCCGGGTTCGGCGGGCTGGGGGCCGCCGTGCGGCTGCGCCGCGAGGGTGTCACCGACTTCGTCGTCCTGGAGCGGGCGAGCAGTGTCGGCGGCACCTGGCGGGACAACAGCTACCCGGGGTGTGCCTGTGACGTGCCCTCCCATCTGTACTCGTTCTCCTTCGCGCCCAACCCCGACTGGCCGCGCACCTTCTCGGGGCAGGAGCACATCCGCGCCTATCTGGAGCACGTGACGGACGTGTTCCGGCTGCGGCCGCACATCCGCTTCGACTCGGAGGTGAAGCGGATGTCCTGGGACGGTGAGCGGCTGTGCTGGGACATCGAGACCAGCAGCGGCAGTCTCTCGGCGGACTTCGTCGTGTCGGCGACCGGGCCGCTGTCCGATCCGAAGGTGCCGGACATCCCGGGCCTGGAGTCCTTCCCGGGCCAGGTGTTCCACTCCGCCCGCTGGGACCACGACTACGACCTGCGCGGCAAGCGCGTCGCCATGGTGGGCACCGGCGCCTCGGCCATCCAGATCGTGCCGGCCATCCAGCCCGACGTCTCCGAGCTCACCCTCTTCCAGCGCACCCCGCCGTGGGTGATGCCCCGCATCGACCGGGCCATCAGCGACGCCGAGCGCTGGGTCCACCGGCGGCTGCCCTTCACCTCGCAGGTCCGTCGCGGACTGCTGTGGGGCATCCGGGAGTTGCAGGTGCAGGCGTTCACCAAGCGCCCGAACGAGCTCGGTTTCGTCGAGCAGCTGGCCCGGCGCAACATGGCCCGCTCCGTCAAGGACCCGGTTCTGCGGGCGAAGCTCACCCCGGACTACCGCATCGGCTGCAAGCGGATCCTGCTGTCCAGCACGTACTACCCGGCGATTGCGCAGCCCAACGTGGACGTCGTCGCGAGCGGCCTCGCCGAGGTGCGCGGCTCGACCCTGGTCGCCGCCGACGGCAGCGAGGCCGAGGTGGACGCGATCGTCTTCGGCACCGGGTTCCACGTCACCGACATGCCCATCGCCGACCGGGTGGTGGGCGCCGACGGGCGGACCCTGGCCGAGACCTGGAAGGGCGGCATGGAGGCCCTGCGCGGCGCCTCGGCGGCCGGCTTCCCCAACTGGATGACGGTCATCGGTCCCAACACCGGCCTCGGGAACTCCTCGATGATCCTCATGATCGAGTCCCAGCTGAACTACCTCGCCGACTATGTCCGTCAGCTCGACGTCCTCGGTGGCCGGGTCGCCCTGGACGCCCGCCCGGACGCCGTGCGCGCCTGGAACCACCGGGTGCAGGAGCGTATGAAGCGCACCGTGTGGAACACCGGCGGCTGCACCAGCTGGTACCTCGACGCGAGCGGCCGCAACACCACCATCTGGCCCGGTACGACCGCCGAGTTCCGGCGGGCGACACGGCGGGTCGACCTCACCGAGTACGACGTCCTGCGGGCGCCCGCGGCGAAGAAGACCGCCGCCGCCGAGAAGGCGGAGGTGGACGCGTGA
- a CDS encoding alpha/beta fold hydrolase: MSRLLHVDSGPYAPPSPARELTAVSADGARLHVEVHGPEGAPAVVLAHGWTCSTAFWAAQIRDLAADHRVIAYDQRGHGRSPASPACSSDALADDLEAVLEATLAPGEQAVIAGHSMGGMTVMAASGRAAFRAHAAAVLLCSTGSSQLVAASTVVPMRAGRVRTWLTGRILGSRAPLGPVTPLARRILKYGTMGPGSAPHMVEACARIVHACPRKVRYSWSQVLDLLDLDHGVRELDVPTAVIVGTADRLTPPVHARALAAALPGCTGIVELPGIGHMTPIEAPELVTGTIRELVHAHIQVVSEESA, translated from the coding sequence GTGAGCCGCCTGCTTCACGTCGACTCCGGGCCCTACGCCCCGCCCTCCCCGGCGCGTGAACTGACCGCCGTGTCCGCCGACGGCGCCCGGCTGCACGTGGAGGTGCACGGGCCCGAGGGCGCGCCCGCCGTCGTCCTCGCCCACGGCTGGACCTGCTCCACCGCCTTCTGGGCGGCGCAGATCCGCGACCTGGCGGCCGACCACCGGGTCATCGCCTACGACCAGCGCGGCCACGGACGCAGTCCCGCGAGCCCCGCGTGCAGCTCCGACGCGCTCGCCGACGATCTGGAAGCCGTCCTGGAGGCCACCCTCGCGCCCGGCGAACAGGCCGTGATCGCCGGGCACTCCATGGGCGGGATGACGGTGATGGCGGCCTCCGGGAGAGCCGCCTTCCGGGCGCACGCGGCCGCCGTCCTGCTGTGCAGCACGGGCAGTTCGCAGCTGGTCGCCGCCTCCACCGTCGTGCCGATGCGGGCCGGGCGGGTACGGACCTGGCTGACCGGGCGGATCCTCGGCTCCCGCGCCCCGCTCGGGCCGGTCACGCCGCTGGCCCGCCGGATCCTCAAGTACGGCACGATGGGCCCCGGTTCGGCCCCGCACATGGTCGAGGCCTGTGCCCGGATCGTGCACGCCTGCCCCCGCAAGGTCCGCTACTCCTGGTCGCAGGTGCTGGACCTGCTCGACCTCGACCACGGCGTGCGGGAGCTGGACGTGCCCACGGCAGTGATCGTCGGCACGGCGGACCGGCTGACACCGCCGGTGCATGCCCGGGCCCTGGCGGCGGCGCTGCCGGGGTGCACCGGGATCGTCGAACTGCCGGGCATCGGGCACATGACGCCCATCGAGGCGCCCGAACTGGTCACCGGCACCATTCGGGAACTCGTCCACGCACACATTCAGGTCGTATCCGAGGAGAGCGCATGA
- a CDS encoding S41 family peptidase — protein sequence MTYLRLPHLHDDLLCFVAEDDLWLAPLDTPARAWRLTVDRTKLGHPRFSPDGRHLAYTSWRSLVPEVHVVPVDGGPGRQVSHWGSADTRVCGWTPDGEILAVASHGEPFSYFTWAYKVAPAGDPGRKLPWGPVSDIQVADVDGERRSLLLTGTPPHEPAYWKRYRGGAMGRLWLHGERLLEGIGGHLHSPMFVGGRIAFLSDHEGVGNLYSCAPDGSGLRRHTDHDAFYARHAASDGTRVVYQCAGDLWIVDDLSPDSVPHRLDVRLSGARAGRRPYQVAASRHVDGLSVDETGRASAVVVRGSLYWLTHRDGPARTLTDTPGVRVRMPEMLGASGRVAYVTDAEGDDAIEIAFLPRASGDRAPRRLAPGELGRVRELISDPDGERLAVASHDGRLLLVDVTEDSGGEVTELIRSINGPVRDLAFSPDGAWLTWSHPGIGRSLRQIKMARLADRVVVDVTNGRFEDENPVFTRDGRYLAFLSWRGFDPVYDVHTGDLSFPLGCRPYLVPLSSATPSPFALNPEGRPAAGGLDPVEDDDNGDSGAVTVEVEGLESRVTPFPVAASKYSALHPVAGGGLVWLRWPISGALGETFANPDDTSGRPTLEHFSITKAKKSELAQHLDWFAVSGDGSRLVIVDEGELRAVPANEPGDSDSTVWIDARRILHTVDPAAEWRQSYAEAGRLTRAYFWEPGMCGIDWDGVLDQYRPLVERVASPDEFADLLREVLGELGTSHAYVTAARRNEGPPHYQRRQGLLGANFVRRDGRWVVKRILPGDSSDSKARSPLAGTGIREGAILTHVDGRPVDPDTGPYPLLAGAGGTTVELTFVPAEDSAQGQGPPRRVAVVPLIDERPLRYQDWVAKRRAVVRELSGGRCGYLHIPDMGGSGWAQFNRDLRMEVSRPALIVDVRGNAGGHISELVIETLSRTIVGWDLTRNAQPVSYPSNAPRGPLVALADEATSSDGDMITAAFKLLKLGPVVGQRTWGGVVGMTGRHELGDGTVITVPMNAAWFDAYGWSVENKGVAPDIDVLRTPLDWAEGRHAQLTDAVELALGLLEINPPATPPTYSDVPDRSRPKLPPRP from the coding sequence GTGACCTATCTGCGCCTGCCTCACCTCCATGACGACCTGCTGTGCTTCGTGGCCGAGGACGACCTCTGGCTCGCCCCGCTCGACACGCCCGCCCGCGCCTGGCGGCTCACCGTCGACCGCACCAAACTGGGCCACCCGCGCTTCTCCCCCGACGGCCGCCACCTCGCGTACACGAGCTGGCGCAGCCTGGTGCCCGAGGTCCATGTCGTCCCGGTGGACGGCGGCCCGGGCCGCCAGGTGAGCCACTGGGGCAGCGCCGACACCCGGGTCTGCGGCTGGACCCCGGACGGCGAGATCCTGGCCGTGGCCTCACACGGCGAGCCGTTCTCCTACTTCACCTGGGCCTACAAGGTCGCCCCGGCCGGCGACCCGGGCCGCAAACTGCCCTGGGGGCCGGTCTCCGACATCCAGGTCGCCGACGTGGACGGGGAGCGCAGATCCCTCCTCCTCACCGGCACCCCGCCGCACGAACCGGCCTACTGGAAGCGCTACCGCGGCGGCGCCATGGGCAGGCTCTGGCTGCACGGCGAACGGCTGCTGGAGGGCATCGGCGGCCATCTGCACTCCCCCATGTTCGTCGGCGGCCGCATCGCGTTCCTCTCCGACCACGAGGGCGTCGGCAACCTCTACTCCTGCGCCCCCGACGGCTCCGGCCTGCGCCGGCACACCGACCACGACGCCTTCTACGCCCGGCACGCCGCCAGCGACGGCACCCGCGTCGTCTACCAGTGCGCGGGCGATCTGTGGATCGTCGACGACCTGTCGCCGGACTCCGTGCCGCACCGGCTGGACGTACGGCTGAGCGGGGCGCGGGCGGGGCGGCGCCCCTACCAGGTGGCCGCGTCCCGGCACGTCGACGGGCTCTCGGTCGACGAGACGGGGCGGGCCAGCGCCGTCGTCGTGCGCGGCAGCCTGTACTGGCTGACCCACCGCGACGGCCCGGCCCGCACCCTCACCGACACCCCGGGCGTCCGGGTCCGGATGCCGGAGATGCTCGGCGCGAGCGGGCGGGTGGCGTACGTGACGGACGCCGAGGGCGACGACGCCATCGAGATCGCCTTCCTGCCCAGGGCGAGCGGCGACCGCGCGCCCCGGCGGCTGGCCCCGGGTGAGCTGGGCCGGGTGCGCGAGCTGATCTCGGACCCCGACGGCGAGCGGCTCGCGGTCGCCTCGCACGACGGCCGGCTCCTCCTCGTCGACGTCACCGAGGACTCCGGAGGCGAGGTCACCGAGCTGATCCGGTCGATCAACGGGCCCGTGCGCGACCTCGCCTTCTCCCCGGACGGGGCATGGCTCACCTGGTCCCACCCGGGCATCGGACGGAGCCTGCGGCAGATCAAGATGGCCCGGCTCGCCGACCGGGTCGTCGTCGACGTGACCAACGGCCGCTTCGAGGACGAGAACCCGGTCTTCACCCGCGACGGCCGCTACCTCGCCTTCCTGTCCTGGCGCGGCTTCGACCCCGTCTACGACGTGCACACCGGCGACCTGTCCTTCCCGCTGGGCTGCCGCCCCTACCTCGTGCCGCTGTCCTCCGCGACACCCTCCCCGTTCGCGCTGAACCCCGAGGGCCGCCCGGCCGCCGGAGGCCTGGACCCGGTCGAGGACGACGACAACGGGGACAGCGGAGCCGTGACCGTCGAGGTCGAGGGGCTGGAGAGCCGCGTCACGCCGTTCCCGGTGGCCGCCTCCAAGTACTCGGCGCTGCACCCGGTCGCCGGCGGCGGGCTGGTGTGGCTGCGCTGGCCGATCTCCGGCGCCCTCGGCGAGACCTTCGCCAACCCCGACGACACCAGCGGCCGCCCCACCCTGGAGCACTTCTCCATCACCAAGGCCAAGAAGTCCGAACTCGCCCAGCACCTCGACTGGTTCGCGGTCAGCGGCGACGGCAGCCGGCTGGTGATCGTGGACGAGGGCGAACTGCGCGCGGTGCCGGCCAACGAGCCGGGCGACAGCGACTCCACCGTGTGGATCGACGCCCGCCGCATCCTCCACACGGTCGACCCTGCGGCGGAGTGGCGGCAGTCCTACGCGGAGGCCGGGCGGCTGACCCGGGCCTACTTCTGGGAGCCGGGCATGTGCGGCATCGACTGGGACGGGGTGCTGGACCAGTACCGCCCACTGGTCGAACGGGTCGCCTCCCCCGACGAGTTCGCCGACCTGCTCCGCGAGGTCCTCGGCGAACTGGGCACCTCACACGCCTACGTCACCGCCGCCCGGCGCAACGAGGGCCCGCCGCACTACCAGCGCCGGCAGGGCCTGCTCGGCGCCAACTTCGTACGCCGGGACGGCCGCTGGGTGGTCAAGCGGATCCTGCCCGGCGACTCCTCCGACTCCAAGGCCCGCTCCCCGCTGGCCGGCACGGGCATCCGGGAGGGCGCGATCCTCACCCATGTCGACGGCCGCCCGGTGGACCCGGACACGGGCCCCTATCCGCTGCTGGCCGGCGCGGGCGGCACGACGGTGGAACTGACCTTCGTCCCGGCCGAGGACTCGGCGCAGGGCCAGGGGCCACCGCGCCGGGTCGCCGTCGTCCCGCTCATCGACGAACGGCCGCTGCGCTACCAGGACTGGGTGGCCAAACGCCGTGCCGTGGTGCGCGAGTTGAGCGGCGGGCGCTGCGGCTACCTGCACATCCCGGACATGGGCGGTTCGGGCTGGGCACAGTTCAACCGCGACCTGCGCATGGAGGTGTCCCGCCCGGCGCTGATCGTGGACGTGCGCGGCAACGCGGGCGGCCACATCAGCGAGCTGGTCATCGAGACACTGAGCCGGACGATCGTGGGCTGGGACCTGACCCGCAACGCCCAGCCGGTGTCCTACCCCTCGAACGCGCCGCGCGGCCCGCTCGTGGCGCTGGCGGACGAGGCGACCTCCTCCGACGGCGACATGATCACCGCCGCGTTCAAGCTGCTGAAGCTCGGCCCGGTCGTGGGGCAGCGCACCTGGGGCGGCGTGGTCGGCATGACCGGCCGCCACGAACTGGGCGACGGCACGGTGATCACGGTGCCCATGAACGCCGCCTGGTTCGACGCGTACGGCTGGTCGGTGGAGAACAAGGGCGTCGCCCCCGACATCGACGTCCTGCGCACCCCGCTGGACTGGGCCGAGGGGCGGCACGCCCAGCTGACCGACGCGGTGGAGCTGGCACTCGGGCTGCTGGAGATCAACCCGCCCGCTACACCGCCGACCTACAGCGACGTACCGGACCGCTCCCGCCCGAAGCTGCCGCCCAGGCCCTGA
- a CDS encoding MerR family transcriptional regulator has translation MEELARLAGITVRTLRFYRERKLIPPPRREGRIAWYDDHHLARLRTITALLERGHTLSGIAELAEAFDHGRDVGDLLGVGGPTEEEPVHLTPEELADHFAGEATPENLAAAMDLGYLGTDGEEIVHVSRRLLDVSSALVHEGIPLAAVLAAAKQVRTHADALAELFTDLVLAHATPEDLPRLRPLARSVVEAELSLALDRRMRRP, from the coding sequence ATGGAAGAGCTGGCCCGCCTCGCCGGGATCACGGTGCGCACCCTGCGCTTCTACCGCGAACGCAAACTGATCCCGCCACCGCGCCGCGAGGGCCGCATCGCCTGGTACGACGACCACCACCTGGCCCGCCTGCGCACGATCACGGCCCTGCTGGAGCGCGGCCACACCCTCAGCGGCATCGCGGAACTGGCGGAGGCCTTCGACCACGGCCGCGACGTCGGCGACCTGCTCGGCGTCGGCGGCCCCACCGAGGAGGAGCCGGTCCACCTCACCCCCGAGGAACTCGCCGACCACTTCGCGGGCGAGGCCACCCCGGAGAACCTCGCCGCCGCGATGGACCTCGGCTACCTCGGCACCGACGGCGAGGAGATCGTCCACGTCAGCCGCCGCCTCCTCGACGTCTCCTCGGCCCTGGTCCACGAGGGCATCCCCCTCGCCGCGGTCCTCGCCGCCGCCAAACAGGTCCGCACCCACGCCGACGCCCTCGCCGAACTCTTCACCGACCTGGTCCTCGCCCACGCCACCCCCGAAGACCTCCCCCGCCTGCGCCCCCTGGCCCGCAGCGTGGTGGAGGCGGAACTGTCATTGGCGCTGGACCGGAGGATGCGCAGGCCCTAG